One region of Leptospira bandrabouensis genomic DNA includes:
- a CDS encoding Sec-independent protein translocase subunit TatA/TatB — translation MPSNPFSFQAPIAFFNLGPWEIALIVFLALLFFGGKRLPSLAKDLGSGIKEFRKSLTGQEDEPTQTSFPQEEPKSASTGVSKSGKKKKA, via the coding sequence ATGCCATCCAATCCGTTTTCTTTTCAAGCACCTATTGCTTTTTTTAATTTGGGACCTTGGGAGATTGCACTCATCGTCTTCTTAGCGTTACTTTTTTTTGGCGGAAAACGCCTTCCCAGCCTTGCCAAAGATTTAGGTTCTGGAATTAAAGAATTTCGCAAATCCTTAACAGGACAGGAAGACGAACCAACGCAAACTAGTTTTCCCCAAGAAGAACCAAAGTCCGCTTCTACGGGCGTTTCCAAATCTGGAAAAAAGAAAAAAGCATAA
- a CDS encoding copper chaperone PCu(A)C, translated as MLRKINITNAGFLFLIQVNLFVFCHKPTEPIRLWMTPPPEVAKTAAVYGEIRNPFEVDVEIRNIVSNHYKTVEFHETSLDNETQVARMRKKEYPILLKANQTIQLMRSGNHLMLYDKENVSGNLKLEIQFSNGETRTVVVEKNQ; from the coding sequence TTGTTACGAAAGATAAATATCACAAATGCAGGATTTCTGTTTCTAATTCAAGTCAATTTGTTTGTTTTCTGTCACAAACCGACAGAACCCATCCGACTCTGGATGACACCTCCACCAGAAGTAGCAAAAACTGCTGCTGTTTATGGAGAGATTAGAAATCCTTTTGAAGTGGATGTGGAGATTCGAAACATTGTTAGTAACCATTACAAAACCGTTGAGTTTCACGAAACCTCCTTAGACAACGAGACTCAAGTTGCCAGGATGCGTAAAAAGGAATATCCTATCCTTTTGAAAGCAAATCAAACGATCCAGTTGATGCGGTCTGGAAATCACCTGATGTTATATGATAAAGAAAATGTTTCTGGAAATTTAAAATTAGAAATCCAATTTTCTAACGGAGAAACTCGAACAGTAGTTGTGGAAAAGAATCAATGA
- a CDS encoding M3 family metallopeptidase has translation MFPEFHSENLPKKESAILEKMESNKSFIQSILQIDKPTFQNFVKPYQRIQTELGDLVTEISHLNSVKNNEESQTIYSRLLPKLSEYYTDLGQNEEIFSTLLKIQSTEPNLNQEASKVLENEIRDFRLSGVGLSTDTKNALKEIRVRLSDLSNQFSQNVLNATNAFALYLTEADVEGLPESDKISAKMEDGRYKFTLQFPSYIAYMTYGQNREIRKKLYDGYCTRAPENGKLMEEILELRDKEAKLLGFPTFSHLSLATKVADTPEQVIEFLDHLGKKAKPIALQELNEIKNFAKKLGHNDLEPWDLTYFSEKLKKESFSYDEEIYRPYLEKETVIQGTFLFLEKLLGIQFKQVNTSVWEPSVLCYDLVVDGETRSRLYLDLEVRTEKKGGAWMHNWKPHFQDETGKRELPVAFVVASFPKATETQPSLLRPSDVVTLFHELGHALHHLLSRVNEAFVSGVNGVEWDAVEFPSQFLENFAYEPKVLELFAKHYQTKEPIPNSYIETMVKAKNFMSAMGVVRQIEFAKFDMLIHLEKPTEFRVQEILDQVRKEFSVVFPPTYNKFQNSFTHIFAGGYAAGYYSYKWAELLSANAYYSFVDKGVFDLEHAAHFRKTVLEKGGSGNAMDLFRDFYGRDPEIDALLRLNGIAA, from the coding sequence ATGTTTCCTGAATTTCATTCTGAAAATCTTCCAAAAAAAGAATCTGCCATTTTAGAAAAAATGGAGTCCAACAAAAGTTTCATTCAATCCATATTACAAATAGACAAACCTACGTTTCAAAACTTTGTTAAACCCTACCAAAGAATCCAAACAGAACTGGGAGACCTGGTTACAGAAATTTCCCATCTCAATTCTGTAAAAAATAACGAAGAAAGCCAAACTATCTATAGCAGGTTATTACCAAAACTTAGCGAGTATTATACGGACCTTGGCCAAAACGAAGAGATTTTTTCTACACTATTAAAAATTCAATCCACGGAACCTAATTTGAACCAAGAAGCTTCTAAAGTTTTAGAAAATGAAATTCGTGACTTCCGTTTGTCAGGGGTGGGGCTTAGTACCGATACCAAAAATGCCTTAAAGGAAATTCGGGTTCGTTTGTCTGACCTTTCCAACCAATTTTCTCAGAATGTTTTAAATGCAACCAATGCTTTTGCACTCTATCTCACAGAAGCCGATGTAGAAGGTCTTCCTGAAAGTGATAAAATTTCAGCAAAAATGGAGGATGGTAGATATAAATTCACCTTACAATTCCCATCTTACATTGCTTATATGACCTACGGACAAAATAGAGAAATTCGAAAAAAACTCTATGATGGGTATTGTACAAGGGCGCCAGAAAATGGAAAACTAATGGAGGAAATATTAGAACTTCGTGACAAGGAAGCAAAACTCCTTGGTTTTCCTACTTTTTCTCATTTGAGTTTGGCTACCAAAGTAGCTGATACTCCAGAACAAGTAATAGAGTTTTTGGACCATTTGGGGAAAAAAGCAAAACCAATCGCTTTACAAGAGTTAAATGAAATTAAAAATTTTGCAAAGAAACTCGGCCACAATGATTTAGAACCTTGGGACCTTACCTATTTCTCTGAAAAATTAAAAAAGGAATCCTTTTCTTATGATGAGGAAATTTATCGGCCGTACCTTGAAAAAGAAACAGTCATCCAAGGAACCTTTTTATTTTTAGAAAAACTTTTAGGAATCCAATTCAAACAAGTAAACACTTCCGTCTGGGAACCGTCTGTCCTCTGTTATGACTTAGTCGTAGATGGAGAAACCAGATCTCGTTTGTACTTAGATTTAGAAGTCCGAACCGAAAAAAAAGGTGGGGCATGGATGCACAATTGGAAACCTCATTTTCAAGATGAAACGGGAAAAAGAGAACTTCCTGTTGCCTTTGTTGTAGCCAGTTTCCCGAAAGCAACTGAAACACAACCTTCACTTCTACGACCAAGCGATGTGGTCACTCTCTTCCATGAATTGGGACATGCCCTTCACCACCTCCTCTCTCGTGTCAACGAAGCCTTTGTCAGTGGAGTGAATGGGGTTGAGTGGGATGCCGTGGAATTCCCTTCTCAGTTTTTAGAAAACTTTGCTTATGAACCAAAAGTTTTAGAACTCTTCGCCAAACATTACCAAACGAAGGAACCAATTCCAAATTCTTATATTGAAACTATGGTAAAGGCCAAGAACTTTATGTCGGCAATGGGAGTAGTAAGACAAATCGAATTTGCAAAGTTTGATATGTTGATCCATCTAGAAAAACCAACAGAGTTTAGAGTTCAGGAAATTTTAGACCAAGTCAGGAAAGAATTTTCAGTTGTATTCCCACCAACTTATAATAAATTTCAAAATTCTTTTACTCATATCTTTGCCGGTGGTTATGCCGCAGGGTATTATTCCTATAAATGGGCAGAACTTCTTTCTGCGAACGCCTACTATTCGTTTGTCGATAAAGGTGTTTTCGATTTAGAACATGCTGCCCATTTCAGAAAAACGGTTTTAGAAAAAGGTGGCTCTGGGAACGCAATGGATCTTTTCCGCGATTTTTACGGAAGAGATCCAGAGATCGATGCCTTACTTCGCCTGAACGGAATCGCCGCTTAA
- the bla gene encoding subclass B1 metallo-beta-lactamase → MLDSSPLKNRSQQFSLLPKIRFHVVVFYFCLGFSFFNCQLGKVAEPVATPKDQTQIQDSTVFPSHLEWSKIKESVWIHRSFGTFGGKVYSANGLVVLSNKGVVVIDTPWTESQTEELFSEIQTKFQKEILFLIVTHAHDDRMAGVSLFHKRNIPVYSTSLTAKLAKERGFGKTNPILDIQTRLSLGNQSVEVFYPGHGHSVDNIVVWLPETHILFGGCLVKALDAEDLGNTKEADLNEWPNSVKRVLSRYPDAEVVVPGHGDWGKLDLLRHTIRLLVSPNH, encoded by the coding sequence ATGTTAGATTCCAGTCCCTTAAAAAACAGATCCCAGCAATTTTCATTACTACCTAAGATTCGATTCCATGTGGTTGTTTTCTATTTTTGTTTAGGGTTCTCTTTTTTTAATTGCCAACTTGGAAAAGTCGCTGAACCAGTTGCCACTCCAAAGGACCAAACGCAAATCCAAGATTCTACTGTTTTTCCCTCACATTTAGAGTGGAGTAAAATCAAAGAATCCGTTTGGATCCACCGTAGTTTCGGAACCTTTGGCGGAAAAGTTTATTCGGCAAATGGTCTTGTGGTTCTTTCAAACAAAGGAGTCGTAGTCATTGATACTCCTTGGACCGAATCACAAACAGAAGAACTATTTTCTGAGATCCAAACTAAGTTCCAAAAAGAAATTTTGTTTTTAATTGTGACTCATGCACATGACGACCGTATGGCGGGAGTTTCTCTATTTCACAAACGAAACATTCCGGTTTATAGCACTTCCTTAACAGCGAAACTAGCCAAGGAAAGAGGATTCGGAAAAACAAATCCTATCCTTGACATCCAAACAAGATTATCCTTGGGCAATCAATCAGTTGAGGTATTTTATCCTGGGCATGGGCATTCTGTAGATAATATTGTGGTTTGGCTTCCCGAAACTCATATCCTCTTCGGGGGTTGTCTTGTGAAGGCACTCGATGCAGAAGACTTAGGAAATACCAAAGAAGCCGATTTAAACGAATGGCCCAATTCGGTGAAACGGGTGTTATCTCGTTATCCAGATGCCGAGGTCGTGGTACCAGGGCATGGCGACTGGGGGAAGTTAGATTTACTTCGCCATACGATCCGTTTACTTGTTTCGCCGAACCACTAA
- the tatC gene encoding twin-arginine translocase subunit TatC — protein sequence MSLGDHLEELRQRLIYSILVVSVFMIATLYFGSEIHTFLIQPYKSVLGPDAHFFQIQLMAPFLIYLKTSFILSVLVSLPFLLYILWGFIAPAVDPRTEKWGKFIILFSTLLFWSGLALCWFTVFENFLRVFLVILRPDGVDPYLPIDEYYDLFFNLHLVFGASFQLPIVLILLGRIGILSSRFLISRWREAVLIIAVVSAVLSPGPDVFSMLMLLVPLSFLFFLSAIIMKVLETTDRK from the coding sequence ATGTCCCTGGGGGATCATTTAGAAGAACTCCGCCAAAGGTTGATTTATTCCATTTTAGTGGTGTCAGTTTTTATGATAGCCACCTTGTATTTTGGAAGTGAAATCCATACCTTTCTCATCCAACCCTATAAATCTGTTTTAGGACCCGATGCCCATTTTTTTCAGATCCAGCTTATGGCTCCGTTTCTGATTTATCTCAAAACATCGTTTATCTTATCGGTCCTTGTTTCTTTACCATTTTTACTCTATATCCTTTGGGGATTCATTGCACCGGCTGTGGACCCAAGGACAGAAAAATGGGGTAAATTCATCATCCTATTTTCTACCTTACTCTTTTGGTCAGGTCTTGCACTCTGTTGGTTTACGGTCTTTGAAAACTTCCTTCGAGTTTTCCTTGTGATTCTCAGACCCGATGGAGTGGACCCGTATTTACCGATTGACGAATATTATGATTTGTTTTTTAATTTGCACCTAGTGTTTGGTGCCTCCTTTCAATTACCGATTGTTCTCATCCTACTCGGTAGGATTGGAATCCTTTCTTCCCGGTTTTTGATTTCCCGATGGAGGGAAGCTGTCCTTATCATTGCCGTTGTGTCTGCAGTTTTATCACCAGGCCCTGATGTTTTTTCTATGTTAATGTTACTTGTTCCTCTTAGTTTTCTATTCTTTCTTTCTGCTATCATTATGAAAGTATTGGAAACCACAGATCGCAAATGA
- a CDS encoding alpha/beta hydrolase has protein sequence MRIIIKWVIAITLILSSFLVSTYNWSISEYNYDSSRKFENFDAFYQNELQISAKENTRPNNEELLIRVSEEKTPIAIVYIHGFGASRGEGEEVTNKLSEYFGANTYYLRLPGHGTNPEDHLHTNFQKYLQDAEDSLIYARELGQKTVLIGTSMGGNIASYLAAKHPELVDSLVLASPFYDFDDPSAHMFRFHWGKSFINAIKGEMRISKTDPKDESGKYWYLDQYYGAIQNLLDLKRFVDKDNPFPRITAPTLLMYYYKSETDHDFVASVPAMLHAFEQIQSGPNHNPQNKLLKIENGAHVLLSKYVKSDKELIEKELIQFIKDTTGAEEVKKSKKTKR, from the coding sequence ATGAGAATAATAATCAAATGGGTGATAGCCATCACTCTCATTCTATCTTCATTCCTAGTATCCACTTACAACTGGTCTATCAGTGAATACAATTATGATTCCTCTAGGAAATTCGAAAATTTTGATGCCTTTTACCAAAACGAACTACAAATCAGTGCCAAAGAAAATACAAGGCCAAACAACGAAGAACTTCTCATCCGTGTTTCGGAAGAAAAAACTCCTATTGCCATTGTTTATATACATGGATTTGGTGCGAGTCGTGGAGAAGGCGAAGAGGTCACAAACAAACTTTCCGAATACTTTGGGGCCAATACTTATTACTTAAGACTCCCTGGGCATGGAACGAATCCAGAAGACCACTTACATACTAACTTTCAAAAATACCTTCAAGATGCAGAAGATAGTTTGATTTATGCAAGAGAGCTCGGACAGAAAACCGTTCTCATTGGAACCAGTATGGGTGGAAACATTGCGTCTTATTTAGCAGCGAAACATCCAGAGCTTGTGGATTCCCTCGTCCTTGCTTCCCCATTTTATGATTTTGATGATCCAAGTGCGCATATGTTTCGTTTCCATTGGGGAAAATCTTTTATCAATGCCATCAAAGGGGAAATGCGTATTTCCAAAACCGACCCCAAAGATGAATCGGGCAAATATTGGTATTTAGATCAGTATTATGGTGCCATTCAAAATCTTTTAGATTTAAAACGATTTGTAGACAAAGACAATCCGTTCCCTCGCATTACAGCTCCCACCTTACTCATGTACTACTATAAATCAGAAACAGACCATGATTTTGTTGCCTCTGTTCCAGCAATGTTACATGCCTTCGAGCAAATTCAATCGGGACCAAATCACAATCCTCAAAACAAACTTCTAAAAATTGAAAACGGAGCCCATGTTTTGCTTTCCAAATACGTGAAATCAGACAAAGAACTAATCGAAAAAGAGCTAATTCAGTTTATCAAAGATACAACGGGTGCCGAAGAAGTTAAAAAATCAAAGAAAACCAAACGATAA
- a CDS encoding SCO family protein, producing MKKNIVLILLVGISMIGCGSSLEFTELPIGGNIEAKDKSGQFVSFKSFQEPVLLVFFGYTYCPDFCPNTLAKIKAAVEPLSAEEKTKFKVVFISVDPVRDSPETTTKYVQFYLPQSIGLSFSEDTTNQILKQYAAYVQKTEDGQSFDHSTYIYVLDKNRKTRKLIKSTDSKEVITKSILALSGDSVQAK from the coding sequence ATGAAAAAAAACATAGTCTTAATTTTGTTAGTTGGAATTTCAATGATAGGTTGTGGTTCGAGTTTAGAATTCACAGAACTTCCCATTGGTGGAAACATTGAAGCAAAAGATAAATCGGGACAATTCGTGTCTTTTAAATCGTTTCAGGAACCAGTTTTATTGGTATTTTTTGGATATACTTACTGCCCTGATTTTTGTCCTAACACTTTGGCAAAAATAAAAGCAGCTGTTGAACCACTTTCTGCTGAGGAAAAAACTAAATTCAAAGTGGTTTTTATCTCTGTAGATCCTGTGCGTGATTCTCCGGAGACTACCACAAAATATGTGCAGTTTTATTTACCACAATCGATTGGACTTTCTTTTTCGGAAGACACAACCAATCAAATTCTGAAACAATATGCTGCCTATGTACAAAAAACGGAAGATGGTCAAAGTTTTGACCATTCCACTTACATTTATGTTTTGGATAAAAATCGGAAGACAAGGAAGTTAATCAAGTCCACCGATTCCAAAGAAGTCATCACAAAATCAATACTTGCCTTAAGCGGCGATTCCGTTCAGGCGAAGTAA
- the rktP gene encoding Arg-Lys translocation region protein phosphatase RktP, whose product MSFRVKLPVLLGIISFLFFLIHFLFAEFTFTHWQNPKGENALNFNLVGIYSSFVFSLLLGFLTYYFLGFLYQYILHVIAHIQDTELPKDIQKLNKDSEEYKIYKSVRFTLLQGDESFGEEQFENKFDWKTNQAASINKQIPDVHIPKIHGFDVSVFPSVMRYAGADYIRIVRAKDGIFGILAGHMEPGILESSEKVYIHGIISSLGDGIFSTEEILEKLKLALHQFTFLKLKISAFVIASREDKMSFLHYMDMPIFQFSEHGIQVIEGSGDDHWYPNHKHPLSMADGIEIGDYLVWASDRTLTQFGLTSFEIMEEFVDYLLDLRPSSSRQMLLAIAKKMSALGAERNLTNPMEKLSILVVRRNK is encoded by the coding sequence ATGAGTTTTCGAGTTAAACTTCCTGTACTCTTAGGGATCATTAGTTTTCTTTTTTTCCTCATTCATTTTTTATTTGCAGAATTTACATTCACTCATTGGCAAAATCCCAAAGGAGAAAATGCACTTAACTTTAATTTGGTGGGAATTTATTCCTCTTTTGTATTTTCGCTCCTGCTTGGATTTTTAACCTATTATTTCCTCGGATTTTTATACCAATACATTCTTCATGTCATTGCCCACATCCAAGACACTGAACTTCCGAAAGACATTCAAAAACTAAATAAAGATTCGGAAGAATACAAAATCTACAAATCAGTTCGATTTACCCTTCTTCAGGGAGATGAAAGTTTCGGCGAGGAACAATTTGAAAACAAATTTGACTGGAAAACGAACCAAGCAGCTTCCATAAACAAACAAATCCCCGACGTCCATATTCCTAAAATTCATGGGTTCGATGTATCCGTTTTTCCATCTGTCATGCGTTATGCGGGTGCAGACTATATTCGAATCGTCAGAGCCAAAGATGGAATTTTTGGAATCCTTGCAGGGCATATGGAACCAGGGATTCTAGAGTCTTCTGAAAAAGTTTATATTCATGGGATCATTTCCTCTTTGGGAGATGGTATTTTTTCCACAGAAGAGATTTTGGAAAAACTAAAATTGGCCCTCCACCAGTTTACATTTTTAAAATTAAAAATCTCTGCATTTGTAATCGCCAGTAGAGAAGACAAAATGTCTTTTTTACACTATATGGACATGCCTATCTTCCAATTTTCTGAACACGGAATCCAAGTGATCGAAGGAAGCGGAGACGACCATTGGTATCCCAACCACAAACATCCACTTTCTATGGCAGATGGAATCGAAATTGGGGATTATTTAGTTTGGGCCAGTGACAGAACCCTCACACAGTTTGGACTCACATCCTTTGAAATTATGGAAGAGTTTGTGGATTATCTTTTGGATTTAAGGCCTAGTTCCTCTAGACAGATGTTACTGGCCATTGCTAAAAAAATGAGTGCTCTGGGTGCTGAAAGAAATCTAACAAACCCCATGGAAAAACTTTCGATTTTAGTGGTTCGGCGAAACAAGTAA
- a CDS encoding thiol-disulfide oxidoreductase DCC family protein, giving the protein MPPEKSKIVFFDGVCHLCMGSVQFLLKHNQKENLYFSAIGSDVFHSLISINMVSKLPDSILYWKEGEIYAESDAILQLVLELKFPWFLLYGFRFVPRFIRNFLYRYIAKHRYHWFGKAETCMIPSPNLKKRFLN; this is encoded by the coding sequence ATGCCACCGGAAAAAAGTAAAATTGTTTTCTTTGATGGGGTTTGCCATTTGTGTATGGGTTCGGTCCAGTTTCTATTGAAACACAACCAAAAAGAAAATTTATATTTTTCGGCGATTGGTTCTGATGTTTTCCATTCTCTAATCTCCATAAACATGGTTTCCAAACTCCCCGATAGTATCCTCTATTGGAAGGAAGGGGAGATATACGCAGAATCTGATGCTATTTTGCAATTGGTTCTTGAATTAAAATTTCCTTGGTTTTTGTTGTATGGATTTAGGTTCGTTCCTCGTTTTATTAGAAACTTTCTCTATAGGTACATTGCCAAACATAGGTACCATTGGTTTGGTAAAGCAGAAACCTGTATGATCCCTTCACCAAACCTTAAAAAACGATTTTTGAATTAG
- a CDS encoding hybrid sensor histidine kinase/response regulator translates to MQTNLEASGMIEFFKVLPNLFSGGVYLTDPKSGKILFSNDFFKNNLGCHKSTEECLESDLLQWVAEEDKANFKEQFLFPNKHFDRDTIQGDYRFRMPNEILVRWFQFEKRKVNIPKMDSQLQIVFVRDVTNEKTNEINIVEQIQFFLGLFENASVGMALQDWEGGYFRINPRFTEITGYSFQNLTDLNIKRIKGESISEEEMEYFSFFKEGVEESRLTRKDGRRINVYRRISAFRNSQGKPDFYYVFLDDVTEKKQLESYQLHSQKMETIGSLATNIAHDLNNYLQPIHVFSQLGEEQIKLGKFDESKILEYFGKIRMGADNARSMIHRIIQYSKVKDENSSAKIEISSVIESAIPLVNAGLPKNVEAQFDFYKTPLYTKLDAVRFSKILCELTSGGLLVWDDRKRGLVRIQTSPADEYKLLVSMEFAGLSLPSLSGLNTLDFVNFGEEEFQWTGMHLINRYVKNWGGEFYIEKPEPMTVLIHIFLPLEEGQILLGAKKTNQENKPKDVWSVISEKEIWIVEDDEAASEAISFVLSQKQIFPKVFRTATSALENVKNIVPDFILSDYRMREINGLSLIRNIKKVNPNLSAILYTGNMEGLDSEELDREGILVRSKPISVDELYETILLSFGFL, encoded by the coding sequence ATGCAAACGAATCTAGAAGCAAGCGGAATGATAGAATTCTTTAAGGTCTTGCCCAATCTATTTTCCGGTGGTGTGTATTTAACAGATCCAAAATCCGGGAAAATTTTATTTTCGAACGATTTTTTTAAAAACAATTTGGGTTGTCACAAATCCACTGAGGAATGTTTGGAATCCGATCTTTTACAATGGGTCGCAGAAGAAGACAAAGCCAATTTTAAGGAACAGTTTCTTTTCCCAAATAAACATTTTGATCGGGACACCATACAAGGTGATTACAGATTTCGAATGCCGAATGAAATTTTAGTGAGATGGTTTCAGTTTGAAAAACGAAAAGTAAACATTCCGAAAATGGATTCACAATTACAAATTGTTTTTGTTCGAGATGTGACCAATGAAAAAACAAACGAAATCAATATTGTCGAACAAATTCAATTTTTTCTTGGTCTCTTTGAAAATGCATCTGTCGGGATGGCTCTGCAAGATTGGGAAGGTGGTTATTTTCGCATCAATCCAAGGTTTACGGAAATCACAGGATATAGTTTTCAAAATTTAACGGATTTGAATATCAAACGGATCAAAGGGGAATCTATATCCGAAGAAGAAATGGAATATTTTAGTTTTTTTAAAGAGGGAGTCGAAGAGTCAAGGTTAACAAGAAAAGATGGTCGGCGCATCAATGTGTACCGGCGGATCAGTGCTTTTCGTAACTCACAAGGCAAACCAGATTTTTATTATGTTTTTTTGGATGACGTGACTGAAAAAAAACAACTCGAATCTTATCAGTTGCATTCGCAAAAAATGGAAACCATTGGAAGTTTAGCAACCAATATCGCACATGATTTGAATAACTACTTACAACCCATTCATGTTTTCTCTCAGTTGGGTGAAGAACAAATTAAGTTGGGAAAATTTGACGAATCCAAAATTTTAGAATATTTTGGAAAAATTAGAATGGGAGCAGATAATGCTCGTTCGATGATCCATAGGATCATTCAATATTCAAAGGTAAAAGACGAAAATTCCTCTGCAAAAATTGAAATATCTTCGGTGATTGAGTCTGCCATTCCTCTTGTAAATGCAGGCTTACCGAAAAATGTAGAAGCCCAATTTGATTTTTACAAAACTCCTCTTTATACAAAGTTGGATGCGGTTCGGTTTTCTAAAATCCTTTGTGAATTGACTTCGGGCGGACTTCTTGTTTGGGATGATCGAAAGAGAGGACTGGTTCGAATACAAACGTCACCCGCAGATGAATATAAACTTTTAGTTTCTATGGAATTTGCTGGGCTTTCTTTACCCAGTCTTTCTGGTTTAAATACACTGGACTTTGTCAATTTTGGTGAGGAAGAATTTCAATGGACAGGAATGCACCTAATCAATCGTTATGTGAAAAATTGGGGAGGTGAGTTTTATATCGAAAAACCGGAACCAATGACAGTTCTGATTCATATTTTTTTGCCATTAGAGGAAGGACAGATCCTACTCGGTGCCAAAAAAACAAACCAAGAAAATAAACCTAAAGATGTTTGGTCCGTGATTTCTGAAAAAGAAATTTGGATTGTGGAAGATGATGAAGCGGCTAGTGAAGCGATTAGTTTTGTTCTTTCTCAAAAACAAATTTTTCCCAAAGTATTTCGAACGGCAACTTCAGCCTTAGAAAATGTAAAAAATATAGTTCCTGATTTTATTTTATCAGATTACCGGATGCGAGAGATCAATGGCCTTAGTCTCATTCGAAATATCAAAAAGGTAAATCCGAATCTTTCTGCGATTCTTTATACCGGAAATATGGAAGGACTTGATTCGGAAGAGTTGGATAGAGAAGGGATATTGGTTCGTTCGAAACCAATATCCGTAGATGAACTTTATGAAACGATTTTGTTATCGTTTGGTTTTCTTTGA